A single genomic interval of Sphingobium sp. EM0848 harbors:
- a CDS encoding acyl-CoA dehydrogenase, protein MSDPQSYVGRQEVLRDWSDSDRFTRLSAMLDHETPPWQSSVLPPLGHWLCFLPSERQSAMGHDGHPKRNDDGLLPNVDLPRRMWAGSRVQFLGDIPLDSPIIRTSTLTAATPKSGRSGNMLFVTVRHEVAVEGREAAIVEEQDIVYREAAPVGAPFARAAVDPGEEDPVIRTLTPDPVLLFRYSALTFNAHRIHYDRDYTRDEEGYPGLVVQGPLLATLMLDHFLREEKARIGSFSFRAASPSFDGEPIRLGFRREGNEAALRVVGPAGVAMTGSVEIAA, encoded by the coding sequence CCATGCTGGATCATGAAACGCCGCCTTGGCAGTCATCCGTGCTGCCGCCGCTCGGCCACTGGCTCTGCTTCCTGCCGTCGGAACGCCAGTCCGCCATGGGGCATGACGGCCATCCCAAGCGGAATGACGATGGTCTGCTTCCCAATGTCGACCTGCCCCGGCGCATGTGGGCGGGAAGCCGTGTGCAGTTCCTGGGCGACATTCCGCTGGATAGCCCCATCATCCGGACCTCTACCCTGACCGCCGCCACGCCCAAGAGTGGTCGGTCCGGCAATATGCTGTTCGTGACCGTGCGGCACGAAGTCGCGGTCGAGGGCAGGGAAGCCGCTATCGTGGAGGAACAGGACATTGTCTACCGCGAAGCAGCGCCCGTAGGTGCACCCTTTGCGCGTGCCGCCGTCGATCCCGGCGAGGAAGACCCCGTCATCCGGACGCTTACGCCTGATCCGGTGCTGCTGTTCCGCTATTCGGCGCTGACCTTCAACGCGCATCGCATCCATTATGATCGCGACTATACGCGCGACGAGGAAGGCTATCCGGGTCTGGTGGTGCAGGGGCCGCTGCTTGCGACGCTGATGCTCGACCATTTCCTGCGGGAAGAAAAAGCGCGGATAGGTTCCTTCAGCTTCCGGGCCGCGTCGCCTTCCTTCGACGGCGAGCCCATCCGGCTGGGCTTCCGACGTGAGGGCAATGAAGCCGCGTTGCGCGTGGTCGGCCCGGCGGGCGTGGCCATGACGGGCTCTGTGGAGATTGCTGCGTGA
- a CDS encoding CoA ester lyase: protein MNPGWRSLLFAPADDQVRLAKVASRGADAVILDLEDAVPPARKAAALAGLPETAAGLAAQGCAVVVRINAGWRAVMAELPVVVQPDVAAIMVPKVESAERLAVLAEMIVELAEEASMSAPPGIIALLESPAGIAEADRIAAVRGVAGLALGTEDFSLALGVPPTREALELPCRLIALAAARHGLMALGLPVSIATVEDGKVWAEGVRSARATGMTGALCIHPRQIEPVNTGFAPSSAEIETARRVLDAWESANGAGVIMLDGKMIDRPVILAAERLIARAVKGKRERSLCP from the coding sequence GTGAATCCCGGCTGGCGCTCGCTGCTGTTCGCGCCCGCCGACGATCAGGTCCGGCTGGCCAAGGTCGCGAGCCGTGGAGCCGACGCGGTCATTCTGGATCTGGAGGATGCCGTACCCCCGGCGCGCAAGGCCGCCGCGCTCGCTGGCCTGCCTGAAACCGCGGCCGGACTGGCGGCGCAGGGTTGTGCGGTGGTGGTGCGGATCAATGCGGGCTGGCGCGCCGTGATGGCTGAATTGCCCGTCGTCGTGCAACCTGATGTCGCCGCGATCATGGTGCCCAAGGTCGAAAGTGCGGAGCGTCTGGCTGTGCTGGCGGAGATGATCGTCGAACTCGCGGAGGAGGCGAGCATGTCCGCCCCGCCGGGGATCATCGCGCTGCTCGAAAGCCCGGCAGGCATTGCCGAAGCAGACCGGATCGCCGCCGTTCGGGGCGTGGCCGGGCTGGCTCTGGGCACGGAGGATTTCTCCCTCGCCCTGGGCGTGCCCCCGACGCGGGAGGCACTGGAACTGCCCTGCCGTCTGATCGCACTGGCGGCGGCGCGGCATGGTTTGATGGCATTGGGCCTGCCTGTCTCCATTGCCACGGTTGAGGATGGCAAAGTCTGGGCGGAAGGCGTGCGTTCTGCCCGTGCCACGGGAATGACAGGGGCGCTCTGTATCCATCCCCGCCAGATCGAGCCGGTGAACACCGGCTTCGCGCCGTCCAGCGCCGAGATCGAAACCGCAAGGCGCGTTCTGGACGCGTGGGAAAGCGCGAATGGCGCCGGTGTCATCATGCTCGACGGCAAGATGATCGACAGGCCGGTGATATTGGCGGCCGAGCGCCTGATCGCCCGCGCCGTGAAAGGCAAGAGGGAAAGATCCTTGTGCCCGTGA